A single genomic interval of Lucilia cuprina isolate Lc7/37 chromosome 2, ASM2204524v1, whole genome shotgun sequence harbors:
- the LOC111679119 gene encoding monocarboxylate transporter 13 has product MDKDKVISKKQSSVNKKLKVNGANDTCDKTTSLLNSKGDGIEYDLVPPDGGWGWLVLAGSMMVNILIPGTIKSFGVLFVEFLEAFKASPAAAAWIPALCYFLYSSLGPVSSILSVKYSFRTVTILGGASAALGMIISFWASSVAYLYLSYGVLVGIGAGLSFPPTVYIVTSYFVKLRGLANGLCISGSALGSIILPPVLRWLLETYGYRGSVLIMGGITLNVFVAAIFYEPVEQHMVRVPRAKKTLDDIEEEDIGIVLKFETVDETNGEADIMHNDSTVNKQIIPQNSPPMQYPDLHNYNLVGDDPQFVRSASATVVQNFGKTQEEFNSSSSSRIRKVSTPVRLPQRNQTFTPGQLNSQSSLYAVPEAGRSSHKLERLHALRNNSKNRLSRRSPSTSSFQYISTPYHGSTLSFQPKEFSSHLSLRSVASGSGVNANVSNGMLDSTGNIDQESDAGKRTKFFDLSLLKDPTYLVILISNSTNAIGYTNFIILLPAYGIALGFDKSLAAYLISIVSATDLIGRIGGSALSDLGFIPKTWYFIGGLAISGISLAVLPFSTSYRMVSFWCAVFGLASGVYVGITAVIMADMLGTERLTSSYGISLFVNGILQLVGPPLCGLWFEAVNTYSPLFHTLGLILLAGASLWSFMPFINRRKSKEENYEEDLQ; this is encoded by the exons ATGGATAAGGACAAAGTTATTAGTAAGAAACAAAGTTccgtaaataaaaaacttaaagtaaATGGCGCAAACGATACATGTGATAAAACTA caagtcTATTGAATTCTAAAGGCGATGGTATTGAATATGATTTAGTGCCTCCTGATGGCGGCTGGGGTTGGCTCGTATTGGCTGGTTCGATGATGGTCAATATTTTAATACCTGGTACTATAAAAAGTTTTGGTGTCCTTTTTGTAGAGTTCTTGGAAGCATTTAAAGCATCGCCAGCAGCAGCTGCATGGATTCCAgcattatgttattttttatatagttctttgg GTCCCGTTTCAAGTATTCTTTCTGTAAAATATTCGTTCAGAACAGTAACGATATTAGGAGGTGCGTCAGCCGCGCTTGGCATGATAATATCTTTCTGGGCTTCATCGGTGGCTTACTTATATTTAAG CTATGGAGTTTTGGTTGGCATTGGGGCAGGCCTGTCATTTCCGCCAACAGTTTATATTGTAACATCTTACTTTGTTAAACTTCGTGGACTTGCTAATGGACTTTGCATATCCGGTAGTGCATTGGGCTCTATTATTTTACCACCAGTTTTAAGATGGCTTTTAGAAACGTACGGATACAG AGGCTCAGTACTTATCATGGGTGGTATTACTCTGAACGTTTTCGTGGCGGCCATATTTTATGAACCAGTCGAACAGCATATGGTGCGTGTTCCTAGAGCAAAGAAAACGTTGGATGACATTGAAGAGGAGGATATAGGGATAGTACTTAAATTTGAGACAGTTGATGAGACGAATGGAGAGGCAGACATAATGCACAACGATAGCAcagttaataaacaaataataccaCAAAATTCACCGCCAATGCAATATCCAGATTTACACAATTACAATTTAGTTGGGGACGACCCACAATTTGTTAGAAGTGCTTCAGCAACCGTAGTACAAAATTTTGGTAAAACTCAAGAAGAATTTAATAGTTCATCATCGTCACGCATACGAAAGGTTAGCACACCAGTACGACTGCCACAAAGAAATCAAACATTCACTCCAGGCCAATTAAATTCACAATCTTCTTTATATGCTGTACCAGAAGCTGGGCGTTCTAGTCATAAACTTGAACGTCTTCATGCTTTGAGGAATAACTCGAAAAATCGTCTTTCACGTCGATCCCCGTCAACCAGTAGTTTCCAGTACATAAGTACACCTTATCACGGTAGTACATTGTCTTTTCAGCCAAAAGAATTTTCTTCGCATCTTTCATTGCGATCAGTGGCAAGTGGTTCTGGTGTCAATGCAAACGTTAGTAACGGAATGCTGGATAGTACTGGAAATATTGACCAGGAATCTGATGCTGGTAAACGCACAAAGTTCTTTGACCTAAGCCTCTTGAAGGATCCCACATACTTAGTAATACTGATATCAAATTCCACGAATGCTATCGGTTATACCAATTTTATAATTCTTCTTCCGGCTTATGGAATTGCACTGGGCTTTGACAAGTCTTTAGCTGCTTATCTAATATCGATTGTCTCGGCAACTGACCTTATTGGACGCATTGGTGGTTCAGCATTATCAGATTTGGGTTTCATACCAAAGACTTGGTATTTTATAGGCGGCTTAGCAATTTCAGGCATAAGTTTAGCTGTTTTACCATTCTCAACAAGTTACAGAATGGTCAGTTTTTGGTGTGCCGTTTTTGGACTGGCTTCAGGGGTTTATGTTGGCATCACTGCGGTAATAATGGCAGATATGCTCGGAACGGAACGTCTAACATCATCGTATGGCATAAGTTTATTTGTAAATGGCATTTTACAATTAGTTGGCCCACCCTTGTGTGGTCTTTGGTTCGAAGCAGTTAATACGTACAGCCCCCTATTTCATACACTCGGTCTTATACTTCTTGCTGGAGCAAGTCTTTGGAGCTTTATGCCATTCATTAATAGGCGCAaatcaaaagaagaaaattacGAAGAAGATTTGCAATAA